The genomic interval GCAAACATTTATAGACAGATTTTGGATGGGTCCTGAATAATAAACAGACACACCCACATCATGCACTGCAGAAAAAAAGACCGGctgtaaaataaatgaaagtgtACTATAGTAGAAACCTGGGATTAGATCTACACAGACATGTACGTATACATACATTGCATGCAGAGCGTAACTCCCAGGTGTTATGAGAGTTTTAATTGAGCACACCATCTGTCCTATTCACACGACAACTTTAAATGAGAgcaattataatttgtaaacaatcAGTTACCATTCTACAGTTCAAGTTCAACACAAACTTCACTAATGACTAATTATATTAGAAAATTCTGGGGACATACTTCTAGCTAAAGTTGTTTGTAAACCAGAAATAGGCAAAATATGAACAGGCTTTCCTAAAAACCTATTAAACATTTTGGAAATTATAACTGAATATAATACATTGTACATACTCAGATATGCCAACTTTTAGAAATCAGAAATAGGGATAATTTGTAACAAAACCCAAATTAAGTGCACAAACATTTCTGTGCAAAGCCCTCAACCCTTTGATCTAAATAGAGTTTTAGATATTCTACATGTGCATGTGGGTCAATCCATGTCAACTCAATTTTCTAACATTTTGACATCCAACCCTCTTAAATTTTCTTCCTAGATTTGCATGAAATACAATGCATTTCCCAGCACATCACATGGAAAAGcccaacataattttttttttttttttttggggggggggggctccaagGTCAATCAGTTGCTAATATAAATGCAAGTACAGCCTTCCAGTTACATGTAATGTTGCAGTTGCATTTCCCCtaaggcgagtcgaaaacagccttttatctaattttattcaaacaacCCATATGTAgcttgtacaaaaaaatgtgaaaacagCCATTTTTGACTCGCAGTACGGCAGCTATAGGGGAAATGTGTATGCAGCATTAAGCAATATTAATTTGCAGCAAGCGAGATCAATGCTATCAGCTGCTGTGGGCTTGATAAAATTAGGAACATTGTTCATCATTTGGAAAAGGGAAGAACTTTGCAGGGTCTTTCCCCATAAAACTTACTCTTCATGatgcaaatttgaataatttgtatGTTGAGATCACCGGTCACTCATTAAAAATAGTGTAAAGTTtcaatttggaaaaaatatcATGTGCACACTCAAAAGGCTAATTAAGCCACCATCAATTTTAGTGCATATTGAtattgacatgtacatgtacatcatgtcATGTTCTTGAACAAAAACTTCTGCTACTGTACTGGAATGATCAACATGTAATTTACACAACTGAAAATAattctataggcctacatacgtGTATCTAATGGCTAAAATCATAATTCAGGGTTTATAAGACATTTCATATGTAAGATCATATCTTTTACTTCAAATTTCCTatcctcatgaaatttgctGTTGACAagatcttttaatttattttcaataatccCAATCACAagtaataaaatatatgaagtaTCGAAGCTTTTCCTCATCATAGTAAAGGTTTGATTATGTGGAATAGTCCATTTTCAAAtacactgtattcagtgcattGTGATTTACATAAAGTTCCTTTTtggcaaaactttaaaaaatatatataggtaagttgaaatattctatactgtttttcataaattgaaatattcaatattttgtaggaataaaatacaaaaaatggtGTGTGGTATTATGAGCTCTCATAGTTTCATATCATCCTGGATCATGTACATATCATAGAAACTGTTGTGTGAAAGTGAAATTCTAAAATGCTGtattccctcttttctttcttacttttcatcTGATTATAAGAAATTCATAGCTTTGTGTTAGTTTGATTCTTAGAACTCTACTTATTCAGATTAAAAGTATGACCCTTTGCACTTTGCAGGAAATTCCTGAATTTAGTTCCTAACATAGAAACTGTGCAGGTAAGTATTATTAGCTGATAAAAAGGATTAACTCACCTCCACCAAATGCTTTTTCCAGTTCTGTCCTAGCCTGGCTCATTTTTGGATCAGTTGAATGTATGCCCTCCCTACTGCTTAAAGATCCTGGAACAGGTGCAAAGTCTGGCTCCTTGTCTGAATAAATCTCCACAACAAGTCTCTTCAACTCTgcttcaaaatcaaatatttctgTTTTAATATCCTGAGATGATCTTGAGCCTGATTTCTGAAAAGCTTGGTTAGGATATGGAGTGAAGTCCTGTTTTCTTGGAGTGCTAGATAAGAATGTGTTATCCCTATCCTGTCCAACAAAGGATCCTTCTACTTCTGAGTCTGCAGGGTCCAGGCAAAGCTGTGCCTGCTTAAAATGTGATGGAGAGTCTGTTGGGCTCTCTAAGAGAAGCCGTTCAGCAGCAGATATGTTTAGTGATTCAAATAGGTTAACAGAGGTCTCAACAGAAGGCCCTTCAGCAGTGGGCAAGTCCCTCTGCGGAATCAGAATCTTCAGGTATCTTGCAGAATTGGGGTCCGACTTGGCAGATTTATTTTCTGCCTTAGATTCTAGGAGGTTCCTTGGATCTTTTGAGCTATTTGTAACAGGATTCTTTGACGGTTCAAAGGGTACTATCTCTGGATGAAAAACATGATCCTCAGGATCAGATTCGCCCATACGAAGGGAACGTCTTGAGGCTCTTCCTGTGGTTCTCGGTTCTTGCACAAAGGATCCCGATGGCCCTAAGCTATTCCGCTTCTGGGGCACACCAGTCTGTCCAGCTTTCTTCACCTTTCCAAAAATTCGAGTCTCTAAGTCCAGATCTGTTGATGGGAGAGATAAATCCAGCTCAGAAAGGGACCCACTTGTGGAAGTCCCAGAATACAGTCCAGAACCTGGAAGGTTTAAATCTGAGTCATGGGCTGTGAATATTGGATAGTCGTCATAGAGCTCCCCATATTGAACGATGTCATCTGTTGCGTTCTCCACTATGGAAGAGACTTGTTCCATGGCCACATGGTGATGCTAGCTTAGAGGATTGGATGGTGTAGCAAAAGAAGAGAATCGATAAcctacattaaaaaaagagaggaaaaacatAGCCtatatgaattgaaaatatacaGTACGGTATGTTTATgtgcattttcatgaatttctacATGGCTAAGGCCGCTAAGCTAGAGTCTGCAAGTTGGGGGTGAGCGAAGCAAGTGACAATTTTGATCCATTATAGATTTttacaatattcagaaaatagtatAGAATGAATAGCTCtgattatcaaaaaaaaaaaaaaaatcaaggaaaggtGCCCCAAGTTTGTGCAGTGCCCCTTGTCTGCGCAAGACGCATATCTGTGCGATTTTTATAAAAGACATGCAACGTCCACAAACTCTTCACCAGAAAATAAATTTAGACAGATATTGATACTCATTAAAAATCTGACATACAACGGTGGAAAAATATTCAAGCATTTAATATCATGCCCTCAGAATGCAGCTTTTTTCATCGAAATCACTGAATCGTGTGTAAAATGAATGGCTGCGCAGACACGGGGcagcattattttgttcaaCTGACAATGACTCGCCAaggtttttccaagaaaattacatgtttaaatatatttgtCGAAATTTTATTGTCGAGATTTATTGCTTGTAGTTACTCAATattataaggaacattatcaactgaaatttgttgtggaataaaaagaaattcatgtttagAGGTGTAATCTTAAGTAAGCTTAATCTTAAGTCATTTttgtgcgcagacatggggcccCCCTTcatatggtagtggatcgtattactaAACACTTTTCATATATTGAGTCATGTCAAACGCAATATTCTtataaaattcatcaaacttcaccatacatgtatacaccagggctcgacattagcagtggcccgggcCGGGGAAACCAAAAATGAGAGTagggccaccaaaattctgcAAAAGCCCACACTTGGTTGTCCAGTTGGGCTACagaagttttgataaattttaagtttttctattgttttagggccaccaaaTTTGCCTTGCGGGCCATCAAGAATGTGAAATTGATAATTTTGGTGGACCATTCGGGGCAACCAAGAACAAAGTTAGTGTGGAGCTCTGTAAGTTGGATACACAAATATCTACAGAATATAAAGATGTAAAAAATTTgctgaaataatttttgtttttcacaaaatcagCTTCCATTGTTCCAATTGCatccctcttcgcatgtgaaatattctgGCCAAGTAGATTGAAAATGGTATTGTATCAACGTGTTTTTCGTGATCGTGTTGGAAAGTCGAGATatactgatgagctatttttaccatattttatcatttgttgAGAATATAAAGACTTTGaaagggtgttttttttaatactatttttcattatcttcccattcaagttccctttggaaggatgttgcaaagttttgaaCAGGTATGATGCACGCATACAGTACGGTAATACAAGGCCTGTAGGAAATATTGACACAGGAAAactttatcatataaaaaaaagtttactgaAATAAAAAGAGTAGGATTATCGAAtcaaaataacacacacaacaaaaaatatcaaacaactctgattgttaaaataaatgaaaaactaagtttattgCTTGATATACTCTCAAATTTTAATTGAAGACTCAATCATTCAAGATTCAAACTCAAAGAAAAAGTAActcaaacatgtaaaaaaaaaaaaaccaacatagAACTgaagcttaatttcttactttttatcctaatttcactccatatccatcctccggttagccTCAAAATTGgcgatttagagccaacatcaAGTTTCTCACCCTATGAATAATTCGCTGCCAATTTCAAAACATCACATTCGCGAGGGTCTGAGCTCGGaccctctaaaaaaaaaaaaaaaatggtcactccaaatgaaagtcattttgtccgcgtaatatttggcaagcccccccaccccaaaaaaaaataagaaaaaggaaagtcattttgtccgcgtaatatttggcaagcccccccaaaaaataaaaggttatcatttaaaaaaaaggaagggcATTTTGTCCTGCTTTTTAATGCgtgaaatttgacaagtaaaaaaaagatgatcaCTAAATAATATGAAGTTCATTTTTTCCGAgtaatatttggcaagcccctccccccaaatGATTTTAACTAATAATgattgaaggtcattttgtctcgcgtagaattggacaaattaaaaaaaaggttgtcactaaaaaatgaaggtcattttgtcccacgtaaaatttggcaacccctcccccccaaaaaaaaaatgaaaaaaaggttataaTATACTTTTAACTATGCTTTGCTTTGAAATCGGCAGCAAATTATTTATGTGTGACTGTGAGGAACTCGATGTTGGCTCTAAATTTAGCATGTTGAGAGGCTAACCGGAGTGAAATTAGGATGaaaagtaagaaattaagcttcTTGTTAAGCTAGTTTAGGTGTTGAATTTTTACCATAAATGCTTTTTTTTCCACCTTTCAAACTCGGAGTATCAGAGCGAGTTTTGGACCTTGACGTTCGGCCAACTTCGCCTTCGGGTTAGTGGAGCGTAGTGTGTAGCGCGCTAGCGGCAGTGAAGtagagtggagcctgcacgaacatcacttgaggtaccaCTGCACTGCAGCTGCATtgctagacagctggcagccgtctgtttcgaggagtttttcaacattttataatttttttatttctcctcgtacacagtcacagacggctcgctactCTTGCAGCCACCATTaaggggttaacaatgcaaaatcccccgacggggctcatcgatttttgacattatttcataaaaatatataaaaagaaatgtaccaaaataaatattaatattccgttttggcctgaaatgcaccaaaacggggaaaaataaactccaAATCAaaagggaaaaaacagtgacttgcttcggctgtcgcgcaacttcacttccctgttttatccgaacttaataatacataaacatatgcctatgtatggccattgagtccctgtacagatcgagctagaactttggtctctgtatttggtgagtggagccaacagagttcagcggaacaaccaatataacagaaaccgaagcttttggtctgcCAGCAGCGCGGCCCGGCTCTCAGCTCAGCGCGCCGCCGCAGCGAGCAAGCGCACAAAAGAAGCCAAGATTGAAATTGAAGATTTCACAAGGCCATGATACAGTAAAACTTGTTcactttttcatttatacaCTTACAGTTACAGTTTTTTAACAACCATATGATGTATAGTGATGATACACCTTCAGACCGTCCCTTGACTGGACCCTAGAGTGCTAGACTATTAAAACGGGGCAAAAGAGTCAGCGAGTTCGAACCTCGAGCTCAGAATAAGAAGCTGATACCACCAACGTCACTCAGAACTAAATTAGCGACCATTAACACAAATGCTCGCCAATCGAAGATATCGACCGAAAAAACAATGTATTGTGTCTTCTAGAAAGCGCggagaaaagataaaaatccttTTCTCTGCACTCACCAAACTcacaaaaagttgttttgaatgaACCGACAAAATTAAAGATGCATACCTCAGATCTAAGTTAGCATTGGTTAAGAAGCTCTCAAGTTGATTGGATCATACCCGCCGGGGATCATAGGTTTCTTTAGACCTAGTAGAGCCTATTCGTTAGTCtaattccccctttttttacaGAGTTATCTGCTCCCTAGCTCATgtcattatcatttcatttcaaataccACTGTATCAAAACCATGCTTTAGACAACTCTgccaaaaaaattataaaacagaCATAAAACTCTGACGATAACCAGCTGCGATAACAAACAACAGCAATTCAGTTGTAGGCCTGTCAGCCAgaaatttattattcttttgttATCGTAGATAAAAGTTATATGCATGAGTTAAATGTTTGTTCCCAGGACAAATTTCCAATTGAATACCCTTGAATATCCAAATTGAATACCAATTGAATTGCAGCTATTGAATTGCAGCTATTGAATTGGCACTGAATTGCTGGTTTTAATTTGGAGTATATGGAAAGTGAAACAGTGGGTATTCATTGAAACCGACTGATAAATGATACCCATTGAAACCATTTGACTATTGGTCCCAATGGTCCTAATTGGTCCTAATTGGTCCCCAATTTGGACACCAAGTAAAAACCAATAACTGCAatattggtttcaattggtgtCCAAATTGAGGACCAACTGGGGAAGCAATTGGAACTTCTAATTGCATGGCACAAGTAAAATTAGTAGAACAATATTATTTCACCAGGAAATATGAGAAAATTTCACCAATATCTGCGGATACTGTAGAAGCATACTGTTTATCTGCATTATGTAAACGACAGAGATATTGTGCAAACTTTTATTGGCATCTTGTGATAGAGcctgtgtgtgtatttgagttttgtcagacgtatatcaatcagatatgattatttacgtctgagACCGACCCGAAACGTCACCATCCGGAAGACGtaaccaggggagcgtttcatgaaaggacttgtcggacgttttatccgatcatgagtcccattttatccgacagttaggaacagtgcctttcagccaatcaacatgcagggaaagatgtcagatctgacaacttgtcggatgaaaatgttgatgaaacactccccagggctcgaacctctgtatcaatttgtaacttccccacagcttggattacaggcgcacgccacaaatAACGCCCAGTTAAAAAGCAGCTGTTTAAAgcatatatatttatcttattTAGTGTGGTTTGGTTATGGTTAGTGTTCTACTAATAAAATGTTAATCTATTATTGCAATTGAGCCATTTATCATTCATGGgtatttcattgtttgtttgttactCATTCTTTATTTGTTTCTCAAACTAATGTATCACTGGAAAATGGTAATTGATTAAAAAGTACATTgcaaaaacaatgaaattgtATTTATGCATATATTATGCAAAGAAACTGATCACATGATCCCAATTGAacaccaattgaaaccaatagGTTACGTTTtcccaattgaaaccaatttgcTATTTGTCCCAGTTGAACCCAATTGGCTATTGGTCCCAAATAAACAAATTCGGGGACCAAGTGACCCAGTGGGTCCAATTAAAACGAGTCTGAAAGCAATTCGGCATTTGCAGGGTCCCATTATAGTTTCATTGGGGACCAAAATTGAAGACCTATATTGAAGATACATTGGCACCAGTTGGCCCCATTAGACATCAATTGGTATTCAATTGGTCCCCCATATAATGTGGGGCCAGTTTGCCCAATTGACTCTACAATAGGAACTCGACTGGTATCTAATTGGACCTTATTAGACCTATTGAAACCCATTGGCCACATTGAAACCAggcaatatttttattgataccAATTGAAACTCCAATGGGTATTGGTTTTCCGATTGGTCCTCACATTGAATTATAACTTGGGCCTGCAGTTGGCCCATATGAGACCAATTGACCCTAGCTACAATAGGAATTAGTATCTAATTTGGACCCATTGGACTTATTGAAACTCATTAATACCAATTGAACccaaattgaaaccaattgaaaattcaatggGTGTTCAATGGGTTTCAATTGGAGTTGTGTCTTGGGTTTGATCTTTTAATTTATCTAATTTTCGGCAGAGAAGCGGCATGTTTTATTTGGATGATCCCTATAATTTTGTGTGGGATTGAATTTGCCAATTTGGAAACTAAATTGATGTCGCGTCGCAAAGGTTTTGTCTGGATGTGTCCTCGGCTATATATAGTATTGATCATAGACATGTTAGATGCATATAGCGGACCTGCATTAGCATTTGTTGcacttttatttcaaaatagatgataatatgactttttttttaaagaattgagGTGAGTTTGgctagagaaaaaaaatattgacagatATAGCATATTCGGAACTTGACAACTTCCTCCCAAGACTATTGTCAAGTATTTTGCATTTAACCACCCAGTTTATCTTTTCGATGATCATAGATATAGCTACATGACCAAGTTTGAAACGTACAactatgacatttaaagttggCCATGATAATTCCTTCTTCAGTAGCCAAGACTAGATTGATTTACATGCTCAGATCGAAGGCTTTTCAACCCACGTATATATagtggaggcgcgatagctcagtcggtagagcgggggtttcggattccggtgacccgggttcgattcccaagtggtgcgcgccctttggtaaggcatttatcctcattaccaggtccctcggagaggaccttaagctgtcggtcccctggttgcttgctcacaggcattcgtgctttcttagcagtcaggtaaaaaacctcgatataacataacataacataaagcTTTCAGTCTTATCCTATATCATTTTGAAACGTCGTGTCCTTCCCCGGGTCCTTCCTATATCAAACATGCAGCTTTATCATAATGTTGGTCGCTTAGcttcatatattttaattaaGTATTCTTGTCCCTCGTAAAATAATTCCTATGTATAGCCCAAAATTGGTCAGAAGCTTATTCTGTCTTTTCAATCACAtgctttaattttgtttgaatGTTTGAGCGTTTGAAACAACGTGTTAAATTTCTATCAGTGTTTGGTCTGCtaactttatttgttttctAATGGTCGCTCGAATCGGCATTAATGGTACGTGTTTTGCCTACGCAACTCGCGCAAGTGAACACTTCCGCCCTGGCCCTGCACGCTATGCTGCGCGCGCTGGCGGCGCTGCATTGGCCCTCAACTTGCAAGCTCGACGTCCAGCTAGCTAGGCCATAGACATATCACCGCATTAGCATAAGCAGGCACCGTTGCTCTCACAATATGTCTGCCCCTTGTTGCCTGACTGACTTTTGTTGGTGGTTGAGAAAAAGGCAGGGTGACCAAGAAGATTGATGAACATGATGGAGGTCAGTAGTCAAGTGGGCAAATGCTTCTGGTGGTTCGTTTTTGCCAAGTGAATCAACTTGGAGTTGGAGTCTTTGTTGATTGAATGGACCGCCAGCGCCAGAAACAACTGGCATGGCATTACCGCGGGGAAAACCCGGCCCATCCATGTCATGTGGGAGTGGGCGTGGCATATGGGTGTGGTCATTTGCATGATTTGATGTTAGTCTGACAATTGTTTCATTAGTTTGAATCCATATCAATTAGAGAATTCGTAATTGTGGTTTGACGTAAGGGAAAGAGTCCCATATGCACCCCCACCCAAGTCTTGCCGAGACTAATCCAGTTctttcacttcagatttttttatCGATTCTTTAGTGTTTTTTACCTTAGGcttagttgggactcgaactcacctcgtAACTGCAGTCAAGacccactcaagggttcattacatgctgcCGCACACTGAAAAATCATGGAACTAAATAATAACTCCATGGAAAAATCAATCCATATAGTGGCGTCGCAACACGCGAGACCCACTAGTTATAATATAggaatccactgccaaacgcggttctgtgtgcgaggttagtatactaataatAATCTTGCACTTGTATGAGTGGTCAGTATATACCAGTCAAAatgcaaaacaaaaatcagaaattTTCAAATCCCCAGAAAAGATAGAtctatttattatcatatggtTGTATTCCTGCCTACTCTGCAACAAATCTAAATGAAGCCACTAGTCTTGTTGCacatcatcaatttcaattaaaaaaataaaataaattcagaATTACATTAGCCTTGATTAGGGGTGTTGGAACTTGGAGTAAAGTGTATgatcaccctgacaaaaagtttgttgtaaaaatgccagaaggaaaaaaaatattgatgagtGTTTGAGGAAAATTAAATCCACCAAAGATTATCAAAGTTTGCAGAATTTTAAGATTTTGATCATAACAAGCTTATATAAAGTGCATAAGTTTGAAGTTTTCACTGGCTCGTGatgacttttttcctttttctttttctctatcaggagcaggtgtgaaatgattttttttatatactgaagttacaaaccattttcaatatttgagaaaataaaatttcaattattttttttccttcaaaatataTGGGAAAGTTTCTGGCATATGAtgtttaaatatttataaatcaaaTTCGAATAACTTGTAATCTTTGATAGATTATCTGCAaaccttcaaaaatatttttcattattttttctgctactCTTTATGAGGGTAAACTTCCTCATTAAACAGGAATAACTGTCTTTTCTGAGGATTTATTTTGACAAATTCTGAAATTTGATTGGAGGTTCCATTATCAAATTGAAGCTTTCTTTTGTCTAGTGTTTGAGTTCTATAACTTAAGGTATCTCTCTATTGTTTTTCATACAGAACCCAGAGGAAGCATGCATGAAATTCTTAGAAAAATGGCTGGAATGTAAATGTAAGTAGCTGTTGCTAGATATACTTGTACAACTGCTTGATGGATAATTTTATTGTCTTCGGGAGTGAGATAGTTGGATGAGATATGAGATGTCTTGATATTTAAAGACATAAGTTTTTAACATTATTCTTCTTTGTTACTCCTATATTCCAGCTCTAGGTGGTCAGTTCCACAGCTACTATGTATACGGGGAAAGAAGAGACTGCACTCAACTCAAAGAAAATTTCGATCTCTGTCTGAAGAGGGACTCATGCCCTAAGGCAAAGGTGAGATGGGAATGGGAGAATGTATCTCACTTCACATGTGATATGGCCTCTTCTTATATGCCTTAAAtgtttgctgttgtttttatgaGAGGGGGATTATtgttttgtaacttttgaagtgaatgactgaacataatttagcTAGGTTTTAGGAGTTTTGGAGTTAAAGCTTTGATTATATCCTCCCCATATTTATCATTTGTAATGGATAATTAGGCATTTTGTTTAAAgtgacatatatttttttttaattttgtggttgatatgtttctttttatattctatATACTGACTTGGATGGAGGTAAAGGGGTATGGGAAGGAAAACCTGTGGGTCATGGCAATTTTAGTTAACCTCCAAACCCAGGCCGCCCCTACATCTCTATTCTTGGTTctttgtattgtattaccggTATGTCAGATATATCCTATTGTttatgtaatttgtattgtataattcatgtatttgaaatgccgaataaatgataataataatagtaataaaataatggGGATTATTATGTTTCATGTAAAAATGTCTTTTTAACTTAAGGATGGCAAACAAGTGTTATTCAGGTTCAAAAGTAAATTTGTTCTGTTTCTAAACCAATCAATGATCATGAACGTTTGTGTATTCAATGGAAACACTTATTCTTGATTTTGCATTGAATCAATAATTTCGTTTTATGGGACATGTATTCATGCGTCCAATTATCctgattattattcatattaattATCAACATTTAAGTGTAtgcattttattcaattcaatgttgGTGTAATTAAATTATGACGAAATTTAACAATCGGTGAACTTGATGAATAAAAGTGCATTCAGTAATTAATACAATCATTAGCTACTAGTATGTTTCCACCCATTCAAAAATGGTGTATATTGCATTCAGTTATTATATAATGCATTTAAGTTGTTGATATACATTCAAATTATATGCAatcaatatataaaatcatagatCCCATTTGATATCCTGTTTTGCTGCCAATTGTCCTTCCATTCAGAATTCTCTGGAGGAAAGAGAAGCAAACCTTGCTAGAGAGAACTCT from Lytechinus pictus isolate F3 Inbred chromosome 2, Lp3.0, whole genome shotgun sequence carries:
- the LOC129275062 gene encoding synaptic plasticity regulator PANTS-like; its protein translation is MNMMENPEEACMKFLEKWLECKSLGGQFHSYYVYGERRDCTQLKENFDLCLKRDSCPKAKNSLEEREANLARENSCLWELRSHPPKDWPKPGSSIHPKPSAEQIRITSCR